In Paraburkholderia bryophila, a single genomic region encodes these proteins:
- a CDS encoding PqiB family protein, with the protein MTSPQGPTPASDDAPRNDSNGPKLPPQLPDPDIEPRSRWLPSLVWVIPLIAALIGIALVIKSVTEKGPTITISFISAEGLEPGKTKVKYKDVDVGSVKTITLSKDLSHVLVQVQLTKEGEDFAAKDSRFWVVRPRIGASGVSGLTTLLSGAYIGADAGHSPDAEKSFVGLETPPPITGDQKGHQFILHGDSLGSIDIGSPIFYRRVQVGQVVGFSLDKDGTGVTMQVFVSAPFDQYVGTNSRWWHASGVDLRLDSSGFKLNTQSLATVIVGGLSFQSPPGQGVGAQAPNNMTFRLGSDEADAMREPDGVPLRVVMNFNQSLRGLSVGAPVDFRGIVLGQVTNINIDYDPKTRSFTMPVTMNLYPDRLGKRFRETAPTPGTLAGQTLLQQLVKHGLRGQLRTGNLITSQLYVALDIFPKAAPATVDVASDPLELPTIPNTLDELQLQVADIAKKLDKVPFDQIGNNLNSALKNADQLFTRLDTEVVPQARDTLAAAKQTFGTAEATLQQDSPLQSDVHQALQELTRTLQSLNALSDYLERHPESLLRGKTGDKP; encoded by the coding sequence ATGACTAGCCCGCAAGGACCGACGCCCGCTTCCGATGATGCGCCGCGCAACGATTCGAACGGACCGAAGCTGCCGCCCCAACTCCCGGATCCCGACATCGAGCCGCGCAGCCGCTGGCTGCCTTCACTCGTCTGGGTGATTCCGCTGATCGCCGCGCTGATCGGCATCGCGCTCGTGATCAAGTCGGTGACCGAGAAAGGTCCGACCATCACGATCAGCTTCATCAGCGCCGAAGGCCTCGAGCCCGGCAAGACCAAGGTCAAGTACAAGGACGTCGACGTCGGCTCGGTGAAGACCATCACGCTGTCGAAGGATTTGTCGCACGTGCTGGTGCAGGTGCAGTTGACCAAGGAAGGCGAAGACTTCGCCGCCAAGGATTCGCGCTTCTGGGTGGTGCGGCCGCGAATTGGCGCGAGCGGGGTGTCGGGGCTGACCACGCTGCTTTCCGGCGCGTATATCGGCGCGGATGCGGGTCATTCGCCGGATGCCGAGAAGAGCTTCGTCGGTCTTGAAACGCCGCCGCCGATCACCGGCGACCAGAAGGGTCACCAGTTCATCCTGCACGGCGACTCGCTCGGCTCGATCGACATCGGCTCGCCGATTTTCTATCGACGCGTGCAGGTCGGCCAGGTGGTCGGCTTCTCGCTGGATAAGGACGGCACCGGCGTGACGATGCAGGTGTTCGTGTCCGCGCCGTTCGACCAGTACGTCGGCACCAACTCGCGCTGGTGGCATGCGAGCGGCGTCGACCTGCGGCTCGATTCCAGCGGCTTCAAGCTGAATACGCAGTCGCTGGCGACGGTGATCGTCGGTGGATTGTCGTTCCAGTCGCCGCCGGGCCAGGGCGTGGGGGCTCAGGCGCCGAACAACATGACGTTCCGCCTCGGCTCCGACGAAGCGGACGCGATGCGTGAACCGGACGGCGTGCCGTTGCGGGTGGTGATGAACTTCAACCAGTCGCTGCGTGGGCTGTCGGTCGGCGCGCCGGTCGATTTCCGCGGCATCGTGCTGGGGCAGGTGACCAACATCAACATCGACTACGATCCGAAGACGCGTAGCTTCACGATGCCGGTGACCATGAATTTGTACCCGGATCGCCTTGGCAAACGCTTCCGCGAAACCGCGCCGACGCCGGGCACGCTCGCCGGTCAGACGCTGCTGCAACAGTTGGTCAAGCATGGTTTGCGCGGCCAGTTGCGCACCGGCAATCTGATTACGAGCCAGTTGTATGTGGCGCTGGATATCTTCCCGAAGGCGGCGCCGGCAACCGTCGACGTGGCAAGCGATCCGCTCGAACTGCCGACGATTCCGAACACGCTCGACGAGTTGCAACTGCAGGTGGCCGATATCGCGAAGAAGCTCGATAAGGTGCCGTTCGATCAGATCGGCAACAACCTGAACAGCGCGCTGAAGAACGCCGATCAGTTGTTCACGCGACTCGACACGGAAGTCGTGCCGCAGGCGCGCGATACGTTGGCGGCGGCGAAGCAGACGTTTGGGACGGCCGAGGCGACGTTGCAGCAGGATTCGCCGTTGCAGTCGGATGTGCATCAGGCGTTGCAGGAATTGACGCGGACGTTGCAGTCGCTGAATGCGCTGTCGGATTATCTGGAGCGTCATCCCGAGTCGCTGTTGCGCGGTAAAACAGGAGATAAACCATGA
- a CDS encoding paraquat-inducible protein A: MKYISAKRAGLVSCHACGRVEPRIRSVTPQHCGRCGARLHSRNPDSLMRTWALLIAAALLYIPANLLPVMHTASLLGSEDDTIMSGVVYFWTSGDWPLAVIVFIASIMVPMLKLSVLVLLTVTAQRRSRWRPEQRTVLYRMVERIGRWSMLDVFVVTLTVALVRFKSLAVITAGPGAIAFGSVVILTMLASMQFDPRLIWDNVESRTKKPQDPDHD; this comes from the coding sequence ATGAAATACATCTCCGCAAAACGCGCGGGTCTGGTGAGTTGCCATGCATGCGGCCGGGTCGAGCCGCGCATCCGCTCCGTCACGCCGCAGCACTGCGGACGCTGCGGCGCGCGCCTGCATTCGCGCAACCCGGACAGCCTGATGCGCACATGGGCGCTGTTGATCGCCGCCGCGCTGCTGTATATTCCCGCGAACCTGCTGCCGGTCATGCACACCGCTTCGCTGCTCGGTTCCGAAGACGACACCATCATGAGCGGCGTCGTGTACTTCTGGACGTCGGGTGACTGGCCGCTCGCGGTGATCGTGTTTATCGCCAGCATCATGGTGCCGATGCTCAAGCTAAGCGTGCTCGTACTGCTCACCGTCACCGCGCAACGCCGTTCGCGCTGGCGGCCCGAGCAGCGCACCGTGCTCTACCGGATGGTCGAGCGGATCGGCCGCTGGTCGATGCTCGACGTGTTCGTCGTCACGCTGACCGTGGCGCTGGTGCGCTTCAAATCGCTTGCCGTCATTACGGCCGGACCGGGCGCGATCGCTTTCGGTTCGGTGGTGATTCTGACCATGCTGGCATCGATGCAATTCGATCCACGGCTCATCTGGGACAACGTGGAAAGCCGTACTAAAAAACCTCAGGACCCCGATCATGACTAG
- the yajC gene encoding preprotein translocase subunit YajC, whose translation MSFISNAFAQGTATGGIESNLMSFLPLILMFGVLYFIMIRPQMKRQKEHRNMLSAMAKGDEVVTNGGIVGKVTKVGEAYVGVEISEGTEITVQKASVTTILPKGTIKSL comes from the coding sequence GTGTCGTTCATTTCCAATGCCTTCGCCCAAGGCACAGCAACAGGTGGCATTGAATCGAACCTGATGAGCTTCCTGCCGCTGATCCTGATGTTCGGCGTGCTGTACTTCATCATGATTCGCCCGCAAATGAAGCGCCAGAAAGAACACCGCAACATGCTCTCGGCCATGGCCAAGGGCGACGAAGTGGTGACGAACGGCGGCATCGTCGGCAAGGTGACCAAGGTGGGTGAAGCTTACGTCGGCGTCGAAATCTCGGAAGGCACGGAAATCACCGTGCAAAAAGCGTCGGTAACGACGATTCTCCCGAAGGGCACGATCAAGTCGCTGTAA
- a CDS encoding cytochrome b, which translates to MALNPSFAGRESYTRTAIAFHWLIALLIVCGFALGWVMTDIPGFTPTKLRYFSWHKWIGVTVFALALLRILWRATHTAPPMPRRMPAWQRGAAHLVHLLLYVLMIAIPASGYLYSSAANVPVVYLGLIPLPRLIAPDPHLKELLKTVHITLNYTLLVLVALHVVAALKHQWLDRDGLLSRMLPFLK; encoded by the coding sequence ATGGCACTCAATCCTTCATTCGCTGGCCGGGAGTCGTACACGCGGACCGCCATCGCCTTTCACTGGCTGATCGCGCTGCTGATCGTGTGCGGCTTTGCGCTCGGCTGGGTGATGACCGACATTCCCGGCTTCACGCCCACCAAGCTGCGTTACTTCTCGTGGCACAAGTGGATCGGCGTGACGGTGTTCGCGCTCGCCTTGCTGCGCATCCTGTGGCGCGCCACGCACACCGCCCCGCCGATGCCGCGCCGCATGCCGGCCTGGCAGCGCGGCGCCGCGCATCTCGTGCATCTGCTGCTGTATGTGCTGATGATCGCGATTCCCGCCTCCGGCTATCTGTACAGCTCGGCCGCCAATGTGCCGGTGGTCTACCTCGGGCTGATCCCGCTGCCGCGTCTGATCGCGCCGGACCCGCATCTGAAGGAATTGCTGAAGACCGTCCATATCACGCTGAATTACACCTTGCTCGTGCTGGTCGCGCTGCACGTCGTGGCTGCGCTCAAGCATCAATGGCTGGACCGCGACGGTCTGTTGTCGCGCATGCTCCCTTTCCTCAAATAA
- the secF gene encoding protein translocase subunit SecF, whose protein sequence is MEFFRFRKDVPFMQRALIFNAISLLTFVAAVFFLLHRGLHLSVEFTGGTVVEVQYPGAAPLEPVRASLAKLGYADAQVQNFGTSRDVLIRLPLKQGFTSAQQSDQVMGALKTDTPEVQLQRVEFVGPQVGKELATDGLLALACVVVGIVIYLSFRFEWKYAIAGVIANLHDVIIILGFFAFFQWEFSLSVLAAVLAVLGYSVNESVVIFDRIRETFRRERKMTVIEVINHAITSTMSRTVITHGCTQMMVLSMFLFGGPTLHYFALALTVGILFGIYSSVFVAAALAMWFGVKREDLVKDKKDRTDPNDPNAGAQV, encoded by the coding sequence ATGGAATTTTTCCGCTTTCGCAAAGACGTTCCGTTCATGCAGCGTGCGTTGATTTTCAACGCGATCTCGCTGCTGACGTTCGTTGCCGCTGTATTTTTCCTGCTGCATCGCGGGCTGCATCTGTCGGTGGAGTTCACCGGCGGTACGGTCGTCGAAGTCCAGTATCCGGGCGCCGCGCCGCTCGAACCGGTGCGCGCCAGTCTGGCCAAGCTTGGTTATGCCGACGCTCAGGTGCAGAACTTCGGCACCTCGCGCGACGTGCTGATCCGTCTGCCGCTCAAGCAGGGCTTCACGTCCGCGCAACAGAGCGATCAGGTGATGGGCGCACTGAAAACCGACACGCCTGAAGTGCAGTTGCAGCGCGTCGAGTTCGTCGGTCCGCAGGTCGGCAAGGAACTCGCCACCGACGGCCTGCTCGCGCTCGCGTGCGTGGTGGTCGGCATCGTGATCTACCTGTCGTTCCGCTTTGAATGGAAGTACGCAATCGCCGGCGTGATCGCGAACTTGCACGACGTGATCATCATTCTCGGCTTCTTCGCGTTCTTCCAGTGGGAGTTCTCGCTGTCGGTGCTGGCGGCGGTGCTCGCCGTGCTCGGCTACTCGGTGAACGAATCAGTGGTTATTTTCGATCGGATTCGCGAGACCTTCCGCCGCGAACGCAAGATGACCGTGATCGAAGTGATCAACCACGCGATCACGAGCACGATGTCGCGAACCGTCATCACGCACGGCTGTACGCAGATGATGGTGCTGTCCATGTTCCTGTTCGGCGGTCCGACGCTGCACTACTTCGCCCTCGCGCTGACGGTCGGTATTCTGTTCGGTATCTACTCGTCGGTGTTCGTCGCCGCGGCGCTCGCCATGTGGTTCGGCGTGAAACGCGAAGACCTGGTGAAGGACAAGAAGGACCGCACCGATCCGAACGACCCGAACGCGGGTGCACAAGTTTGA
- the tgt gene encoding tRNA guanosine(34) transglycosylase Tgt, with amino-acid sequence MTDGHQSHDATFERPENGLKFELLGTDGQARRGRVTLNHGVVETPIFMPVGTYGTVKAVQPRELEEMHAQIILGNTFHLWLRPGLETIEAHGGLHSFMGWKKPILTDSGGFQVFSLGDLRKITEDGVTFASPINGDKLFLSPEVSMQIQKVLNSDIVMQFDECTPYATNNVPTSHQEAADSMRMSMRWAQRSIDEFKRLDNPNALFGIVQGGMFEDLRDESLAGLAEKDFHGLAIGGLSVGEPKEDMMRVLNHIGPKLPADKPHYLMGVGTPEDLVAGVAAGVDMFDCVMPTRNARNGWLFTRFGDVKIRNAAHKNSLRPLDEQCGCYTCRNFTRGYLHHLHRVGEILGAQLNTIHNLHYYLELMQEIRDAIDAKMFEPFRQRFHENRARGIDLP; translated from the coding sequence ATGACCGACGGTCATCAGTCGCACGACGCGACCTTCGAGCGCCCGGAAAACGGCCTCAAATTCGAACTGCTCGGTACCGACGGCCAGGCCCGTCGCGGCCGCGTCACGCTGAATCACGGCGTGGTCGAAACGCCGATCTTCATGCCGGTCGGCACTTACGGCACAGTGAAAGCGGTCCAGCCGCGCGAACTCGAGGAAATGCACGCGCAGATCATCCTCGGCAACACGTTTCATCTGTGGCTGCGCCCGGGTCTCGAAACCATCGAAGCGCACGGCGGCCTGCACAGCTTCATGGGCTGGAAAAAGCCGATCCTGACGGACTCCGGCGGTTTTCAAGTGTTTTCGCTCGGCGATCTGCGCAAGATCACCGAAGATGGCGTCACGTTCGCGTCACCGATCAACGGCGACAAGCTCTTCCTGTCGCCGGAAGTGTCGATGCAGATCCAGAAAGTGCTGAACTCGGACATCGTCATGCAGTTCGACGAATGCACGCCGTACGCCACGAATAACGTGCCCACCTCGCACCAGGAAGCCGCCGACTCGATGCGCATGTCGATGCGCTGGGCCCAGCGCTCCATCGACGAATTCAAGCGCCTCGACAATCCGAACGCGCTGTTCGGCATCGTTCAGGGCGGCATGTTCGAGGACCTGCGCGACGAATCGCTGGCGGGTCTCGCGGAGAAGGACTTCCACGGTCTCGCGATCGGCGGCCTGTCGGTCGGCGAACCGAAAGAAGACATGATGCGCGTGCTGAACCACATCGGCCCGAAGCTGCCGGCCGACAAGCCGCACTACCTGATGGGCGTCGGCACGCCGGAAGACCTGGTGGCGGGCGTCGCCGCCGGCGTCGACATGTTCGACTGCGTGATGCCGACCCGCAACGCGCGCAACGGTTGGCTGTTCACCCGTTTCGGCGACGTCAAGATCCGCAACGCGGCGCACAAGAACTCGCTGCGCCCGCTCGACGAGCAGTGCGGCTGCTACACCTGCCGCAATTTCACGCGCGGCTACCTGCACCATCTGCATCGTGTAGGGGAAATCCTCGGTGCGCAGTTGAACACGATCCACAACCTGCACTACTACCTCGAACTGATGCAGGAAATCCGCGACGCGATCGACGCGAAAATGTTCGAGCCCTTCCGCCAACGCTTCCACGAAAATCGCGCACGCGGCATCGATTTACCGTAA
- a CDS encoding MFS transporter translates to MNATTAASLSGSRQNSWRAVVAASIGNALEWFDLVVYGFFAVIIAKLFFPAGNDTVSLLLTLGTFGVSFFMRPLGAIVIGAYADRAGRKAALTLSILLMMGGTLIIAILPTYQSIGLAAPVILVLARLMQGFSAGGEFGSATAFLAEHVPGRRGFFASWQVASQGLTTLLAAGFGVLLTGKLSPDQMASWGWRVPFFFGLLIGPVAWYIRTKLDETPEFLAAETTTTPLRDTFANQKLRLLIAIGVVVLGTVSTYLVLFMPTFGVKQLGLSPSVAFSAIALTGLIQMVFSPMVGHLSDRHGRTTIMLTSALLLLILINPAFVYLVAHPTFGTLIAMQVVFGFLMTGYFAALPGLLSEMFPVQTRTTGMSLAYNVAVTIFGGFGPFIIAWLINVTGSKTAPSFYMIFAAAISLVALMAARRKLGFR, encoded by the coding sequence ATGAACGCAACGACAGCAGCAAGCCTCTCGGGGAGCCGGCAGAATTCGTGGCGCGCGGTGGTCGCGGCCTCGATCGGCAACGCATTGGAATGGTTCGACCTGGTGGTGTACGGTTTCTTCGCGGTGATCATCGCGAAGCTGTTTTTTCCGGCTGGTAACGACACGGTTTCGCTGCTGCTCACGCTCGGCACGTTCGGCGTGTCGTTCTTCATGCGGCCGCTCGGCGCGATCGTGATCGGCGCCTACGCCGACCGCGCGGGGCGCAAGGCGGCTCTAACGCTGTCGATCCTGTTGATGATGGGCGGCACGCTGATCATCGCGATTCTGCCGACCTACCAGAGCATTGGCCTGGCCGCGCCGGTGATCCTCGTGCTGGCGCGTCTGATGCAGGGTTTCTCGGCCGGCGGCGAGTTCGGCAGCGCGACGGCGTTTCTCGCGGAACACGTGCCGGGGCGGCGCGGGTTCTTCGCAAGCTGGCAGGTGGCGAGCCAGGGGCTCACCACGTTGCTGGCCGCGGGCTTCGGTGTGCTGCTGACCGGCAAGCTGTCGCCGGACCAGATGGCGTCGTGGGGATGGCGCGTGCCGTTCTTCTTCGGCCTGCTGATCGGGCCGGTGGCCTGGTACATCCGCACCAAGCTCGACGAAACGCCGGAGTTTCTCGCGGCCGAAACCACCACGACGCCGCTGCGCGACACCTTCGCTAATCAGAAGTTGCGGCTTCTCATTGCGATTGGCGTGGTGGTGCTCGGCACGGTGTCGACGTATCTGGTGCTGTTCATGCCGACGTTCGGTGTGAAGCAGTTGGGTCTTTCACCGTCGGTCGCGTTCTCGGCGATTGCATTGACCGGTCTCATCCAGATGGTGTTCTCGCCGATGGTCGGTCATCTGTCGGATCGGCATGGGCGCACCACGATCATGCTGACCTCGGCGCTGCTGCTGCTTATCCTGATCAATCCGGCGTTCGTGTATCTGGTCGCGCATCCGACGTTCGGCACGTTGATCGCGATGCAGGTCGTGTTCGGCTTTCTGATGACGGGTTACTTTGCCGCGCTGCCGGGTTTGCTGTCGGAGATGTTTCCGGTGCAGACGCGCACGACCGGTATGTCGCTCGCTTATAACGTCGCGGTGACGATCTTCGGCGGCTTTGGGCCGTTCATCATCGCGTGGCTGATCAACGTTACGGGGTCAAAGACGGCGCCTAGCTTCTACATGATTTTTGCCGCGGCGATTAGCCTGGTGGCTTTGATGGCGGCGCGTCGCAAGCTGGGTTTCCGCTAG
- a CDS encoding YceI family protein, translated as MLIAVGALASAFSVGAFAADTYQLDPTHTYPSFEADHLGGLSVWRGKFTKSSGTVTLDRAAKTGTVDVTVDPASVETGNTKLDEHLKTDAFFDVAKYPAVTYKGTDIKFDGDKPVQVIGSLTMHGVTKPLNLTIDSFKCMQHPVLKREVCGVEASAHFNRADYGMDFGTKYGFNMDTKLHIQSEGIKQ; from the coding sequence CTGTTGATCGCCGTCGGCGCGCTGGCTTCTGCTTTCTCGGTCGGTGCTTTCGCGGCCGATACCTATCAGCTCGATCCGACGCATACGTATCCGAGCTTCGAGGCCGATCACCTCGGCGGTCTGTCGGTGTGGCGCGGCAAGTTCACCAAGAGCTCGGGCACGGTCACGCTCGACCGCGCGGCGAAAACCGGCACGGTGGACGTGACGGTCGACCCCGCCTCGGTCGAAACCGGTAACACGAAGCTCGACGAGCATCTGAAAACGGACGCGTTCTTCGACGTCGCGAAGTATCCGGCGGTGACCTATAAAGGCACGGACATCAAGTTCGACGGCGACAAGCCGGTTCAGGTGATCGGTAGCCTGACGATGCACGGCGTCACCAAGCCGCTGAATCTGACGATCGATTCGTTCAAGTGCATGCAGCATCCGGTGCTCAAGCGCGAAGTGTGCGGCGTGGAAGCGAGTGCGCATTTCAACCGCGCCGATTACGGCATGGATTTCGGCACGAAGTACGGCTTCAATATGGATACGAAGCTGCATATCCAGTCCGAAGGCATCAAGCAGTAA
- a CDS encoding YceI family protein, with protein MKVSFYRYMLAAFAAASLTAAGSALAQVDVAKSTVTATSKQMNVPVEGKFGKFTAQVKFDPAKPAEGSAQFTIDVGSYDLGDESYNDQVRGKDWFDAKTYPSATFVSSAIAPAGGNQFKVTGKLTIKGKSQTVVVPVTVTQQGGQQVFDGLLPIKRSQFDIGTGEWKDTSVVADDVVIKFHIVAARK; from the coding sequence ATGAAGGTCTCGTTTTATCGCTACATGCTCGCCGCCTTCGCCGCGGCTTCGCTGACCGCGGCCGGCAGCGCGCTCGCTCAGGTCGACGTCGCGAAGAGCACGGTGACGGCCACCTCGAAGCAGATGAACGTGCCGGTGGAAGGCAAGTTCGGTAAATTCACCGCGCAGGTCAAGTTCGATCCGGCCAAACCGGCCGAGGGCAGCGCGCAGTTCACTATCGACGTGGGCAGCTACGATCTCGGCGACGAGAGCTACAACGACCAGGTCCGCGGCAAGGACTGGTTCGATGCGAAGACCTATCCGAGCGCCACGTTCGTCTCCAGCGCGATTGCGCCGGCCGGCGGCAACCAGTTCAAGGTGACCGGCAAGCTGACCATCAAGGGCAAATCGCAAACGGTCGTCGTGCCGGTTACGGTGACGCAGCAGGGCGGCCAGCAGGTGTTCGACGGCTTGCTGCCGATCAAGCGCTCACAGTTCGACATCGGCACCGGCGAGTGGAAGGATACGTCGGTCGTCGCCGATGACGTGGTCATCAAGTTTCATATCGTTGCGGCACGCAAGTGA
- the secD gene encoding protein translocase subunit SecD — protein sequence MNRYPLWKYAVMLVALVIGLVYTLPNLFGEAPAVQVSSGKATVKLDSTTLSAVEAALAANQIKPDDVTFDNSSTNANIRVRLPDTDTQLRVKDLLQKSLNADPTDPQFVVALNLQSASPHWLTALHALPMYLGLDLRGGVHFLLQVDMAGALNKKLDSDASDARTLLRDNNIRDGGVNRVNQTVVINFADQATADAALKQLSRGIGELQWATQTGTDGSVQLVGTFTPAVQRTVQDAALKQNITTLHNRVNELGVAEPVIQQQGSDRIVVELPGVQDTAKAKDIIGRTATLEARLADPVNTHPQPGDPVPPGDELFTQGNQTPVLLRKQIIFTGDRIIDASAGFDEHQRPSVNIRLDSAGGRAVRSVSRDNIGKPMAMVLFEKGKGEVLTVATIQSELGDRFQITGQATPQGAADLALLLRAGSLAAPMDIIEERTIGPSLGADNIKKGFHSVVWGFAAIAVFMVAYYMLFGVISVIGLSVNLLLLIAVLSMLQATLTLPGIAAIALALGMAIDSNVLINERVREELRHGAPPQLAIQNGYAHAWATILDSNVTTLIAGLALLAFGSGPVRGFAMVHCIGILTSMFSAVFFSRGLVNLWYGGKKKLKSLAIGQVWRPESAPAGAAAYLGNEDADTDTAQAVAAVTAKPKGKAAVAQARAAGKPTVRRRNADASNATQNTPQKPGSSR from the coding sequence ATGAATCGTTACCCCCTCTGGAAATACGCCGTGATGCTGGTGGCTCTGGTCATCGGCCTCGTGTACACGCTGCCCAACCTGTTCGGCGAAGCGCCGGCGGTGCAGGTGTCGAGCGGCAAGGCAACGGTCAAGCTCGACTCGACCACGCTGTCGGCTGTCGAAGCCGCGCTCGCCGCGAATCAGATCAAGCCTGACGACGTCACGTTCGACAACTCGTCGACCAACGCGAACATTCGCGTGCGTCTGCCGGACACCGACACGCAACTGCGCGTGAAGGACCTGTTGCAAAAGTCGCTGAATGCCGACCCGACCGACCCGCAATTCGTCGTCGCGCTGAATCTGCAGAGCGCGTCGCCGCACTGGCTGACCGCGCTGCACGCGCTGCCGATGTACCTCGGTCTCGATCTGCGCGGCGGGGTGCACTTCCTGCTGCAAGTCGACATGGCCGGCGCGCTGAACAAGAAGCTCGACTCCGACGCTTCCGACGCACGCACACTGCTGCGCGACAACAACATCCGCGACGGCGGTGTGAACCGCGTGAACCAGACGGTGGTGATCAATTTCGCCGACCAGGCCACGGCGGACGCCGCGCTCAAGCAACTGAGCCGCGGTATCGGCGAACTCCAGTGGGCCACGCAAACCGGCACCGACGGTAGCGTGCAACTGGTCGGTACGTTCACGCCGGCCGTGCAGCGGACCGTGCAGGACGCCGCGCTCAAGCAGAACATCACCACGCTGCACAACCGCGTGAACGAACTCGGCGTCGCCGAGCCGGTGATCCAGCAGCAAGGCTCCGACCGCATCGTGGTCGAACTGCCGGGCGTGCAGGACACGGCGAAGGCGAAAGACATCATCGGCCGTACGGCTACGCTCGAAGCGCGTCTGGCCGATCCGGTCAACACCCACCCGCAACCGGGCGATCCGGTGCCGCCGGGCGACGAGCTGTTCACGCAAGGCAACCAGACGCCGGTGCTGCTGCGCAAGCAGATCATCTTCACCGGCGACCGGATTATCGACGCGTCGGCGGGCTTCGACGAGCATCAGCGTCCGTCCGTCAACATCCGTCTGGATTCGGCCGGTGGCCGCGCGGTGCGTAGCGTGTCGCGCGACAACATCGGCAAGCCGATGGCCATGGTGCTGTTCGAAAAGGGCAAGGGCGAAGTGCTGACAGTGGCGACCATCCAGTCGGAACTGGGCGACCGCTTCCAGATCACCGGCCAGGCCACGCCGCAAGGCGCCGCCGACCTCGCGCTGCTGCTGCGCGCCGGTTCGCTGGCCGCGCCGATGGACATCATCGAAGAACGCACCATTGGCCCGAGCCTCGGCGCGGACAACATCAAGAAGGGCTTCCACTCGGTCGTGTGGGGCTTCGCGGCAATCGCCGTCTTCATGGTCGCGTACTACATGCTGTTCGGCGTGATCTCGGTGATCGGCCTGTCGGTCAACCTGCTGCTGCTGATCGCGGTGCTGTCCATGCTGCAGGCCACGCTCACCTTGCCGGGCATCGCCGCTATCGCGCTCGCGCTCGGTATGGCGATCGACTCGAACGTGCTGATCAACGAACGCGTGCGTGAAGAACTGCGCCACGGCGCGCCGCCGCAACTGGCTATCCAGAACGGCTACGCGCACGCCTGGGCGACGATTCTCGACTCGAACGTCACCACGCTGATCGCCGGCCTCGCGCTGCTCGCCTTCGGCTCCGGCCCGGTGCGCGGCTTTGCGATGGTTCACTGTATCGGCATCTTGACGTCGATGTTCTCGGCCGTGTTCTTCTCGCGCGGTCTCGTGAACCTCTGGTACGGCGGCAAGAAGAAGCTGAAGTCGCTGGCCATCGGTCAGGTGTGGCGTCCGGAGTCGGCGCCCGCAGGCGCGGCCGCTTACCTCGGTAACGAAGACGCCGACACCGACACCGCGCAAGCCGTCGCTGCCGTGACCGCCAAGCCCAAGGGCAAGGCGGCCGTGGCCCAGGCACGCGCGGCCGGCAAGCCGACGGTGCGCCGCCGCAATGCGGACGCTTCGAACGCGACGCAGAACACGCCGCAGAAACCGGGTTCATCCCGCTGA
- a CDS encoding paraquat-inducible protein A produces MEQDNLIACHECDTLFRKPRLVGRTSARCPRCGATLYRGVSRKLDKISAMTLAALITFLIAQGFPIVELETNGITSQTTLFGALMALWGEDMQIVAVMVFCSTILFPLTELLALLYVLIPLRAGYVPAGFNRVLRAIQFVRPWGMIEVFMLGVLITIVKMVSLARVIPEAALFAFGVLTLMFAVVVTFDPRILWDLADELGDRSQRPLPRTSADSAAAQLNAQAGPPAPPEIRDADHPADRPADHPTARAGLPPGVPPEPRQG; encoded by the coding sequence ATGGAACAAGACAATCTGATCGCGTGCCATGAATGCGATACGCTGTTCCGCAAGCCACGGCTTGTGGGGCGCACATCCGCGCGCTGTCCGCGCTGCGGCGCGACGCTCTATCGCGGCGTCTCGCGCAAGCTCGACAAAATCAGCGCGATGACGCTGGCCGCGCTGATCACCTTCCTGATCGCGCAGGGCTTCCCGATCGTCGAACTGGAAACCAACGGCATTACCTCGCAGACCACGCTGTTCGGCGCGCTGATGGCACTGTGGGGCGAGGACATGCAGATCGTCGCGGTCATGGTGTTCTGCTCGACCATTCTGTTTCCGCTCACCGAGTTGCTTGCGCTGCTCTATGTGCTGATCCCGTTGCGCGCCGGCTATGTGCCCGCCGGCTTCAACCGGGTGCTGCGCGCGATCCAGTTCGTGCGCCCGTGGGGCATGATCGAAGTGTTCATGCTCGGCGTGCTGATTACGATCGTGAAGATGGTGAGTCTCGCGCGCGTGATTCCCGAAGCCGCGCTGTTCGCGTTCGGCGTGCTGACGCTGATGTTCGCGGTGGTCGTCACGTTCGATCCGCGCATTCTGTGGGACCTCGCCGACGAACTCGGCGATCGCAGCCAGCGTCCGCTGCCGCGCACTTCCGCCGATAGCGCCGCGGCCCAGCTCAATGCGCAGGCCGGCCCGCCCGCGCCGCCCGAGATACGGGACGCGGATCACCCGGCGGACCGCCCCGCGGATCACCCCACGGCACGCGCCGGATTGCCGCCAGGCGTGCCGCCTGAGCCGCGTCAAGGATGA